In Kordiimonas sp. SCSIO 12610, the following are encoded in one genomic region:
- a CDS encoding dipeptidase, which translates to MPKIVKIPLIILALLITGIVGTRLFLPEYIDKTTNKIWPHEPFTVPIEARTLHKDMLIMDWHADTLLWDRNALNRHDFGHVDLPRLNDGNIAVQMFTTVTKSPEGQNYEENSADSDRITALTIVQGWPTRTWNSLLERALYQAQKLDNLITASNGGLIWIKSKEDLQQFLISRHRSTSQVKPIGALLGTEGAHPLEGNIDNITRMYDAGFRMVGLTHFFDNELGGSLHGKNGLGLSDFGKQVIQQLDEKEIIIDLAHASEAMARDVLALSTRPVVISHTGLKGFCDSPRNYPDDLMKEIASKGGLIALGYWDGAVCDPSPQSIAGMIKYGIDLVGSDHIALGSDWDGSTESIAADDLAVITTELIALGIDPDDIRKIMGGNSIKFLSTWLPSK; encoded by the coding sequence ATGCCGAAGATTGTGAAAATTCCACTTATCATTCTTGCGTTGCTGATAACGGGTATTGTTGGTACGCGATTGTTCCTGCCAGAATATATCGACAAAACCACCAACAAAATATGGCCCCACGAACCATTCACAGTACCGATTGAGGCACGAACGCTTCATAAAGACATGCTGATTATGGATTGGCATGCAGACACGCTTTTGTGGGACCGAAATGCCCTCAACCGTCATGATTTTGGCCATGTGGATTTACCCCGTTTGAATGATGGTAATATCGCCGTTCAAATGTTTACAACGGTTACAAAATCCCCTGAAGGTCAAAATTACGAGGAAAACAGCGCCGATAGCGACCGCATAACCGCCCTTACAATCGTGCAGGGCTGGCCCACCCGCACCTGGAACAGCCTCCTTGAACGCGCGCTTTATCAGGCCCAGAAGTTGGATAACCTGATCACTGCTTCAAATGGCGGGCTTATCTGGATCAAATCCAAAGAAGACCTGCAGCAATTCCTGATCAGCCGCCATCGATCTACCTCTCAGGTCAAACCCATTGGTGCCTTATTGGGCACCGAGGGCGCGCATCCGCTTGAAGGGAATATCGACAATATTACCCGCATGTATGACGCTGGTTTTCGTATGGTTGGCTTAACGCACTTTTTTGATAACGAGCTCGGGGGTTCCCTTCACGGTAAAAATGGTCTTGGCCTCAGCGACTTTGGCAAACAGGTGATCCAGCAACTGGATGAAAAAGAAATAATCATCGACCTCGCTCACGCCTCAGAAGCAATGGCACGTGATGTCCTTGCCCTAAGCACACGCCCCGTCGTGATCTCCCATACAGGGCTCAAAGGGTTTTGTGATAGCCCGCGAAACTATCCTGATGATTTAATGAAGGAAATCGCTTCTAAGGGCGGCTTAATCGCACTCGGTTACTGGGACGGCGCGGTATGCGACCCGTCCCCACAATCAATCGCCGGGATGATTAAATATGGGATTGACCTTGTCGGTAGCGATCATATCGCCTTGGGGTCTGACTGGGATGGATCAACCGAAAGTATCGCAGCCGATGATTTGGCGGTCATAACCACTGAGCTGATTGCACTCGGCATTGACCCTGATGATATTCGCAAGATTATGGGGGGAAACAGCATAAAGTTCCTCAGCACTTGGCTGCCTTCGAAATAA
- a CDS encoding DMT family transporter yields the protein MALRDIILVIIVNIAWGLNFIAVLFAVDGFPPLLANTIRFVSVVVFLLPFLKIIPGRMKDMMTIAFVMGVVHFGAIFIGMSKTEEVSTIAIVGQLSVPFATLMSVLMLGESVGWKRAAAIVLSFAGVIILGFDPKVFGYIDAVLWIVFSSFIYGVSTVLMRRLKDVRATTTQAWIAVGGIIGSLILSLLWESDHIRVIQAASLSAWGGVLYSAIGSSIIGHGGVNYLLRKYEVSVVAPYLLMTPFFAILGGIVFLGEALTWRVIVGGAMTLLGVLIVTLRNKARVEEELDAEGLNNETSHQVR from the coding sequence ATGGCGCTGCGCGATATTATATTGGTGATTATTGTTAATATCGCATGGGGGCTTAATTTTATCGCGGTTTTGTTCGCGGTTGATGGGTTCCCGCCGTTGCTTGCAAATACTATTCGTTTCGTAAGCGTTGTCGTATTTTTGCTGCCGTTTTTGAAAATCATTCCCGGCAGAATGAAGGATATGATGACGATTGCCTTTGTCATGGGTGTTGTTCATTTCGGCGCGATCTTTATTGGCATGAGCAAAACAGAGGAAGTCAGCACAATCGCGATTGTTGGTCAGCTTAGTGTGCCATTTGCAACCCTGATGTCTGTTTTGATGCTGGGGGAAAGCGTTGGGTGGAAGCGGGCGGCGGCTATCGTTCTAAGTTTCGCGGGGGTTATTATCCTTGGGTTTGATCCCAAAGTTTTTGGCTATATTGATGCTGTGCTTTGGATTGTTTTTTCGAGCTTTATATACGGTGTGTCAACGGTTCTCATGCGACGCCTTAAGGACGTTCGGGCCACGACAACACAGGCATGGATCGCTGTTGGCGGTATTATCGGTTCGCTTATTCTATCATTACTTTGGGAAAGTGATCACATCAGGGTTATCCAAGCCGCTAGCCTGAGCGCTTGGGGCGGTGTGCTCTATAGTGCTATTGGCTCATCGATTATTGGGCATGGGGGCGTTAATTATCTTCTTCGTAAATATGAAGTGTCGGTTGTTGCACCTTATTTGCTGATGACTCCCTTTTTCGCCATATTAGGGGGTATAGTCTTCCTTGGTGAGGCGCTTACGTGGCGGGTTATCGTTGGCGGCGCCATGACGCTATTGGGTGTTTTAATCGTAACACTAAGGAACAAGGCACGCGTTGAAGAAGAATTGGATGCAGAGGGCCTCAATAACGAAACATCGCATCAGGTACGTTGA
- a CDS encoding molecular chaperone DjiA → MSVWGKIIGTTAGIALGGPLGALLGLTLGAAVDAGIEKTVEDDSTGTRNITFTIGVIALAAKMAKADGRVTRDEVDAFKAIFRVPAEEMKNVGRVFDMARQHTAGFEAYARQVEKTMRGNKGVLTDLLDSLFYIAKADGHVHPKELEYIEVVAGIFGLTGIEIRSLLDRHVGPDPDSPYTILGVSADISDEDLKKRYRQLVRETHPDRMIAEGVPSDFIAVATRRAAEINTAYDKIMAERSKS, encoded by the coding sequence ATGTCTGTTTGGGGTAAAATAATTGGCACAACAGCCGGAATTGCACTTGGAGGCCCTTTGGGGGCTTTGCTCGGGCTTACGCTTGGGGCTGCGGTGGATGCTGGGATCGAGAAAACTGTAGAGGACGATTCTACAGGGACCCGTAACATTACCTTTACCATCGGGGTTATTGCGCTGGCTGCTAAAATGGCGAAGGCGGATGGCCGTGTGACCCGCGATGAGGTTGATGCCTTTAAAGCCATTTTCCGAGTGCCGGCTGAGGAAATGAAGAATGTTGGCCGTGTGTTTGATATGGCGCGCCAGCATACAGCAGGGTTTGAAGCCTATGCCCGTCAGGTGGAAAAAACCATGCGCGGCAATAAAGGCGTGCTTACTGACCTGCTGGACTCTTTGTTTTATATTGCTAAAGCTGATGGGCATGTGCACCCGAAAGAGTTGGAATATATAGAGGTAGTCGCCGGCATTTTTGGCCTCACGGGGATCGAAATTCGCTCGCTCCTTGATCGTCATGTTGGGCCCGATCCGGATAGCCCTTATACGATATTGGGTGTTTCCGCTGATATTAGTGACGAAGACTTGAAAAAGCGATACCGTCAACTTGTTCGTGAAACACACCCGGACCGCATGATCGCAGAGGGTGTTCCAAGCGATTTTATCGCCGTTGCAACACGCCGTGCGGCAGAGATTAACACGGCCTATGATAAAATTATGGCGGAAAGGTCAAAATCCTGA
- a CDS encoding beta-ketoacyl-ACP synthase III: MVDVAITGTGIFVPENKITNEELVEAFNAHVDQFNEEHKADIDAGRITAKQYSSAAFVEKASGIKSRNLVDVDGVMDLNRMMSKMPEGGHGTTEDPCLQAHMGIEAAKAALSQAGLDAGEIDQIVCSSAVMQRAFPAIGIEIQHHLGTKGSAFDMVMGCSSATYGIINAVNAIKSGIANRVLMINPEIFSTMVNYRDRDSHFIFGDVATAVVLERADLVKEGRESWLILDTMAETQYSNNIRSNYGPMTRLDDDSMLRDDMFFVQEGRKVFKELLPLVTDFITRQLKGMNFTVENLSRMWLHQANINMNMYAAKKLLGREPEAHEAPTVLDTFGNTAGAGSILSFHKNRDDLKSGDRGIICSFGAGYSIGSLIVEKQ, translated from the coding sequence ATGGTTGATGTAGCGATCACAGGTACGGGTATCTTTGTACCTGAAAACAAAATCACTAACGAAGAGCTTGTTGAAGCCTTCAATGCTCATGTAGATCAATTTAACGAAGAACATAAAGCCGATATTGATGCGGGCCGTATTACTGCAAAACAATATTCAAGCGCTGCCTTCGTTGAAAAAGCGTCAGGGATTAAATCCAGAAATCTTGTCGATGTTGACGGCGTAATGGACCTTAATCGCATGATGTCAAAAATGCCCGAGGGCGGACATGGCACAACTGAAGATCCATGCCTACAGGCCCATATGGGTATTGAAGCGGCTAAGGCTGCACTTTCGCAGGCAGGATTGGACGCCGGCGAAATTGATCAGATTGTGTGCTCAAGCGCCGTAATGCAGCGCGCCTTCCCCGCAATTGGCATTGAAATTCAACACCATCTTGGCACCAAGGGTTCTGCATTTGACATGGTCATGGGGTGCTCGTCAGCGACATACGGCATCATTAATGCAGTGAACGCGATCAAGAGCGGGATCGCGAACCGTGTTCTGATGATCAATCCGGAAATTTTCTCTACAATGGTGAATTACCGTGACCGCGACAGTCACTTTATTTTCGGTGATGTGGCAACTGCCGTCGTCCTTGAGCGTGCTGACCTTGTAAAAGAAGGCCGTGAGAGCTGGTTGATTTTGGATACTATGGCGGAAACCCAATATTCTAATAATATTCGCTCCAATTATGGCCCGATGACACGCCTTGATGATGATAGCATGCTGCGAGATGATATGTTCTTCGTTCAGGAAGGGCGTAAAGTGTTCAAAGAACTTTTGCCGCTTGTAACCGATTTTATCACACGTCAATTAAAAGGCATGAATTTCACCGTCGAAAACCTTTCGCGTATGTGGTTGCATCAGGCGAACATCAATATGAATATGTATGCCGCTAAGAAACTATTAGGCCGGGAACCTGAAGCACACGAAGCGCCGACAGTTTTAGATACGTTTGGAAACACAGCGGGTGCTGGTTCCATTCTTTCCTTCCACAAAAATCGTGACGACCTTAAAAGCGGCGACCGCGGGATCATCTGCTCGTTTGGTGCGGGCTATTCCATCGGTAGTCTGATTGTGGAAAAACAATAG
- a CDS encoding BlaI/MecI/CopY family transcriptional regulator: MSKNIKLSDQQYQIVRALWELGEGSAKDVQHHIKELNLAHTTVGTILTRLEKKGVLVSEPRGRQRIFKAIVSEEDIQQNMVSSLVSTLFKGNASSLLAHLVRENEFSDDDLEEIRSLLDNNKNQGE; this comes from the coding sequence ATGTCCAAAAACATCAAGCTTAGTGATCAGCAGTATCAGATCGTTCGCGCCCTATGGGAACTCGGCGAAGGGTCTGCAAAAGATGTGCAACACCATATCAAAGAGCTCAATCTGGCGCATACAACCGTTGGAACCATTTTAACAAGGCTGGAGAAAAAGGGAGTACTTGTATCCGAGCCGCGTGGGCGACAACGTATTTTCAAAGCTATTGTAAGCGAAGAAGATATTCAGCAAAACATGGTTTCTTCGCTTGTTTCCACCCTATTTAAGGGAAATGCTTCAAGTCTTTTGGCACACCTCGTTCGTGAGAATGAATTCAGCGACGACGATCTGGAGGAAATCCGCTCTCTTCTTGATAACAATAAAAATCAAGGGGAATAA
- the rimK gene encoding 30S ribosomal protein S6--L-glutamate ligase — MAEYKDSGVVGIDVGWEEWVALKQLGLPALKAKVDTGARTSALHAFTIQPFGSEDNPKVRFGIHPIPDRPDFEVYCSASVVDRREVTSSNGQVELRYVIETPITIGGKTWPVQMTLTNRENMAFKMLLGRQAMEEDVAGEVVSVRPDAANLQGELSYDLYKTLKKAKPISRPLHIAILTREPNNYSSQRMKEAAEARGHTVALVDTKRCYLNIQSHAPEVHYDGAPLPAFDAVIPRIGASLTFYGMAVMRQFEAMGAYCVNTAAAIGASRDKLQAHQLLALHRIPMPTTAFANLPKDTDSLIELVGGAPLVVKLLQSTQGRGVVLGETKKAAEAVIGAFQGLDANFLVQEFVKEAAGEDLRCFVIGKRVVASMIRKGEEGEYRSNLHRGGAAKAVRITKAEREVAVKAAKVMGLRVAGVDILRTNDGPAVLEVNSSPGLEGIEKASKKNVADLIVDHIENNVRPVVGKLTTSRRKKP, encoded by the coding sequence ATGGCGGAATACAAAGATAGTGGCGTAGTTGGCATTGATGTCGGATGGGAAGAATGGGTTGCGCTCAAGCAGCTTGGCTTGCCAGCACTGAAGGCCAAGGTGGATACAGGGGCCAGAACATCAGCACTGCATGCGTTCACCATTCAGCCGTTTGGAAGTGAGGATAATCCCAAGGTTCGTTTTGGTATCCATCCCATTCCGGATCGGCCTGATTTTGAAGTGTATTGCTCCGCATCGGTTGTCGACAGGCGTGAGGTAACATCATCAAACGGGCAGGTAGAACTTCGGTATGTTATTGAAACGCCGATCACCATAGGCGGGAAAACATGGCCGGTGCAAATGACGCTGACCAACCGTGAAAATATGGCCTTTAAAATGCTGCTCGGTCGTCAGGCGATGGAAGAGGATGTGGCGGGCGAGGTAGTGTCGGTTCGCCCTGACGCCGCTAACCTGCAGGGTGAATTATCCTATGATCTCTATAAAACGCTGAAGAAGGCAAAACCGATCAGCAGACCGCTGCATATCGCTATTTTAACGCGGGAGCCCAATAATTATTCGAGCCAACGCATGAAAGAGGCTGCGGAGGCACGAGGCCATACTGTGGCACTTGTGGATACCAAACGATGTTACTTGAATATTCAAAGCCACGCGCCCGAAGTTCATTATGACGGCGCACCGCTTCCTGCCTTTGACGCAGTAATTCCAAGGATCGGTGCTTCGCTTACATTTTACGGAATGGCGGTTATGCGCCAGTTTGAAGCCATGGGGGCTTACTGTGTCAATACAGCCGCCGCGATTGGCGCATCGCGCGATAAATTGCAGGCGCATCAACTGCTGGCACTGCACCGCATTCCGATGCCGACAACCGCGTTTGCGAACCTGCCCAAAGATACGGATAGCCTAATTGAGCTTGTCGGCGGTGCGCCGCTTGTGGTGAAATTGCTTCAAAGTACGCAAGGGCGGGGGGTCGTGTTAGGCGAAACCAAGAAAGCGGCTGAGGCGGTAATAGGCGCTTTCCAGGGGTTAGACGCCAACTTTCTCGTGCAGGAGTTTGTGAAGGAAGCCGCGGGCGAGGATTTACGTTGTTTTGTGATTGGTAAACGCGTTGTCGCATCGATGATCCGTAAGGGAGAGGAGGGCGAATATCGCTCGAATCTTCACCGCGGTGGTGCTGCGAAGGCGGTGCGTATCACAAAGGCCGAGCGCGAAGTTGCGGTAAAGGCTGCGAAGGTCATGGGCCTTCGAGTTGCCGGTGTTGATATTCTTCGTACTAACGACGGACCTGCGGTTTTGGAAGTGAACAGTTCACCGGGGCTTGAGGGTATTGAAAAAGCATCGAAGAAAAATGTGGCTGATTTGATTGTCGATCATATTGAAAATAACGTGCGACCCGTTGTTGGTAAATTGACAACAAGCCGCCGTAAAAAGCCGTGA
- a CDS encoding N-acetylmuramoyl-L-alanine amidase, whose protein sequence is MTIRPYPSPNYNDRPGNCQPDMVVLHYTGMETGQGALERLCDPKAEVSAHYLIEESGETYQLVEPDKRAWHAGISHWQGRDNLNHYSIGIELVNPGHEFGYRSFPETQIACLLELLQTLKQRYGIKKHMYVGHSDIAPDRKEDPGEKFPWQQLASEGFGIWSEVNGNSQQALLDDSAAVSQREMIIVLQEKLRSIGYGIEISGVYDKLTTACVRAFQRRWRQKHVTGEYDAGTDRIVNDIIYQYSQF, encoded by the coding sequence ATGACAATACGGCCTTACCCATCGCCAAATTATAATGATCGCCCCGGCAACTGTCAGCCTGATATGGTTGTGCTGCATTATACCGGAATGGAAACAGGGCAGGGCGCATTGGAGCGACTATGTGACCCAAAGGCAGAAGTTTCCGCGCATTATCTGATCGAAGAAAGCGGGGAAACTTATCAGTTAGTTGAACCGGATAAACGTGCGTGGCACGCAGGAATTTCCCATTGGCAGGGGCGTGATAATTTAAATCATTATTCCATCGGCATTGAATTGGTGAACCCTGGCCACGAATTTGGCTATCGTTCCTTTCCCGAGACACAGATTGCGTGTTTGCTTGAATTGCTGCAAACGCTTAAGCAGCGTTACGGGATAAAAAAGCATATGTATGTGGGGCACAGCGATATCGCCCCCGACCGTAAAGAAGATCCCGGTGAGAAATTTCCTTGGCAACAGCTTGCAAGTGAAGGTTTCGGCATTTGGTCGGAGGTGAACGGGAATAGCCAGCAAGCGTTACTTGACGATAGCGCCGCAGTCAGCCAGCGGGAAATGATTATCGTGTTGCAGGAAAAGCTGAGGTCAATTGGATATGGAATAGAGATTTCCGGTGTTTATGACAAGCTTACAACGGCGTGTGTTCGTGCATTTCAGCGGCGATGGCGTCAAAAACATGTGACTGGTGAATATGATGCTGGTACAGACCGTATAGTTAATGATATAATATATCAATATAGTCAGTTTTGA
- a CDS encoding M56 family metallopeptidase has translation MLDTINIDIVTNTAFLAIFFKFLLTSTIVFSCVWVAEKTKILKSTALRKLAWKTAYMACFIATLPISFTSESAIEIKKEAAEPVFQALKTTSFIPSLNKPTEPHPVQSAFDSESLIGGARQDIELPNTPASLTIPSAPYSSPRYSYADFITALWMFITGGGILYFLISYIQSHRALGERKQVPPSHIANDIVNNMMAKTGLTSHIRLTYSHDIQSPVCVSNHEICLPIWAIEDELPTVQLESLLAHELGHIANNDPIMLLTTMFVNKLCFFQPLFLLARNRLVELAEFDADQWAIAHTNEPTNLAETLYVCAQNISSTRERNLHAMMASNNSLLPNRIKTLLKAKRQRLDQVEVMKSMSTAGVILVIALTVPNITFVADASDTIIEKVQTQFETDNNQNFANTSTQPTPPESEENDWHVERSIYQAENTVPTADLSFDIKDGLVKQISAEHFPLSPSTPDTSITPTFEQYSIATASDGVENENLSTINYNITFSSRLRRYLRSIAKQEARLDARPMQKRKLEANPYYDFPIFEGVTDFDITEIIPRLIEHHLRDGGIDDVSYNLHIKGINVPGYGIAVINNLSSCSSDCFDNGFLSITLSARLEVLGNEEQVLSKKKININLAQELKNLNSEPGDYIDVLGMKSLITVFSYRAAEAIQEALKNENAHPRYSLNKQTNHKEYYEAVKHEAYGSNIKFSNALKPYIPVINQTETVNGGNFLSHSLFAGKSRFEIDEVLETLIRHGLRQRRVYDFEYSLKINAIRLHGYPSIQADIITQQTNISAENREPKQITATLEITSPNGSIIDTVELETDPDDFRINQYHKYGYIGFRDDTGLKSILTMLANTVAHKIASTYPNETITESRPHKNNNFQAIKVAYSDKIARRIGSLNTFENKRKNTSKKHSFLQDPIFDDIERFELATVIEQLLGHNLKSRGIDLRDIDLSLELEEIKINQYSIAFFSGPFDTFFGTHAEPPHIKGKLKLTNKISGAISTHDIKVDIQNYDKSDYQIHGYQRQTKSKVKQLTSIFSNEVSAFIEKNNHTQTIRNPRKTL, from the coding sequence ATGCTGGATACAATCAATATAGACATAGTCACAAATACGGCCTTTCTTGCAATCTTTTTTAAATTCCTACTGACCAGTACAATTGTTTTTAGTTGTGTATGGGTCGCGGAAAAAACAAAAATTCTAAAGTCAACGGCTCTAAGAAAGCTGGCCTGGAAAACGGCATACATGGCATGCTTCATCGCCACTCTGCCAATTTCATTCACTTCAGAATCAGCGATCGAAATTAAGAAAGAAGCAGCCGAACCAGTTTTTCAAGCCCTCAAAACTACCAGTTTCATTCCGTCATTAAACAAACCAACTGAACCCCACCCGGTTCAATCTGCTTTCGACAGTGAAAGCTTGATTGGGGGAGCGAGGCAGGATATCGAATTACCCAACACGCCTGCCTCGCTTACTATTCCATCTGCACCCTATTCCTCGCCAAGATATAGTTATGCTGATTTCATCACGGCCCTTTGGATGTTCATCACTGGCGGCGGAATACTGTATTTCCTGATAAGCTATATCCAAAGCCATAGAGCGCTCGGCGAACGTAAGCAGGTGCCGCCAAGCCACATTGCAAATGATATTGTCAACAACATGATGGCGAAAACAGGCCTGACAAGCCATATTCGCCTGACATACTCACACGATATACAGAGCCCTGTTTGCGTATCAAACCACGAAATTTGCCTGCCTATTTGGGCGATTGAGGACGAATTACCAACCGTTCAGCTTGAAAGCTTATTGGCGCATGAGCTTGGCCATATCGCAAATAACGACCCTATAATGCTGCTGACGACTATGTTTGTGAACAAACTATGTTTCTTCCAGCCCCTCTTTCTATTGGCGAGAAATCGATTGGTAGAACTTGCCGAATTTGATGCTGATCAATGGGCAATTGCACATACCAATGAACCAACAAACCTTGCTGAAACACTCTATGTTTGTGCACAAAATATATCCAGCACGCGCGAACGTAATCTGCACGCCATGATGGCCAGCAATAACTCTTTGCTACCCAATAGGATTAAAACCCTGCTGAAGGCAAAACGCCAAAGATTAGATCAGGTAGAGGTCATGAAATCTATGTCGACCGCTGGCGTCATACTGGTAATCGCACTAACGGTTCCCAATATCACCTTTGTTGCAGACGCTTCGGACACGATTATTGAAAAGGTTCAAACCCAATTTGAAACTGATAACAATCAGAATTTTGCAAACACTTCAACACAGCCCACACCGCCAGAAAGCGAGGAAAATGACTGGCATGTTGAGCGAAGCATTTATCAGGCAGAAAATACGGTTCCAACAGCTGACTTGAGTTTTGATATCAAAGACGGGTTGGTAAAACAAATATCCGCGGAACATTTTCCGCTTTCGCCGTCCACGCCCGACACGTCAATCACACCGACCTTCGAGCAATATTCAATAGCAACCGCCTCTGATGGGGTGGAAAACGAAAACCTTAGCACTATCAATTACAACATCACCTTCAGTAGCCGTCTAAGAAGATACCTAAGAAGCATAGCGAAACAAGAAGCACGACTTGACGCCAGACCCATGCAAAAAAGGAAACTTGAAGCCAATCCATACTATGACTTCCCCATATTTGAGGGCGTTACAGACTTCGACATAACGGAAATTATCCCCAGGCTAATCGAACATCACCTGAGGGACGGTGGTATTGACGATGTTTCATATAATTTGCACATCAAGGGAATCAATGTCCCGGGTTATGGCATTGCAGTAATCAACAATTTGTCTTCATGTTCATCAGATTGTTTTGATAATGGATTTTTATCAATAACATTGTCAGCACGTTTAGAAGTTTTAGGCAATGAAGAGCAGGTCCTCTCAAAGAAAAAAATAAATATCAACCTTGCACAAGAATTAAAGAATCTTAATTCAGAACCAGGCGATTATATTGATGTCTTAGGCATGAAAAGCCTGATCACTGTTTTCAGTTACCGTGCAGCGGAAGCGATACAGGAAGCGCTGAAGAACGAAAATGCGCACCCTCGATATTCATTGAACAAACAAACAAATCATAAAGAATACTATGAGGCAGTGAAGCATGAAGCATATGGCTCTAATATAAAGTTCTCAAATGCCTTAAAACCCTATATCCCAGTCATCAATCAGACTGAAACAGTGAATGGCGGAAACTTCCTTTCTCACTCTCTCTTCGCTGGCAAAAGCCGCTTTGAAATTGATGAAGTATTGGAAACGCTTATAAGGCATGGACTTAGGCAGCGCAGGGTTTATGATTTTGAATATTCACTCAAAATCAATGCTATCAGACTGCACGGTTACCCCTCAATCCAAGCGGATATCATAACTCAGCAAACAAACATTTCAGCGGAGAATCGTGAACCAAAGCAAATAACTGCAACCTTGGAAATAACTTCACCCAATGGCAGTATCATTGATACTGTTGAGCTTGAAACCGACCCAGATGACTTTAGAATAAACCAATACCATAAATACGGCTATATAGGTTTTCGGGATGATACGGGATTAAAATCCATCCTTACAATGCTGGCAAATACTGTTGCTCACAAAATTGCTAGTACTTATCCCAACGAGACAATCACGGAAAGTCGCCCCCACAAAAACAATAACTTCCAAGCCATCAAAGTGGCATATAGCGATAAAATTGCCCGTCGAATTGGAAGCCTAAACACATTTGAGAATAAGCGTAAAAACACGTCCAAAAAGCATTCGTTTCTTCAGGACCCGATTTTTGATGACATCGAACGTTTCGAATTGGCCACAGTTATCGAACAGCTTTTAGGCCACAACCTGAAATCCAGAGGAATTGATCTTAGAGACATAGACCTCTCGCTAGAATTGGAAGAAATCAAAATCAATCAATACAGCATCGCCTTCTTTTCAGGACCATTTGACACCTTTTTTGGAACTCATGCCGAGCCTCCTCATATAAAGGGCAAGCTGAAGTTAACTAACAAGATTAGTGGGGCAATTTCAACGCATGACATTAAAGTGGATATCCAGAATTACGATAAAAGCGATTATCAAATTCATGGATATCAACGTCAAACCAAAAGCAAGGTAAAGCAACTTACCTCGATATTTTCCAATGAGGTCAGCGCATTTATCGAAAAGAACAATCATACTCAAACTATAAGAAACCCAAGAAAGACGTTATAA